Proteins found in one Abyssibius alkaniclasticus genomic segment:
- a CDS encoding NADH-quinone oxidoreductase subunit M — MQDYLLSLVTFVPMFGAASLLLLLRGDDAMAQRNAKVVALVVTILSFIISLFALAAFDPSNTGFQLVEDRTWLAGLRYKMGVDGISILFVLLTTFLMPIVIGASWHVTHRVKEYMIAFLLLETLMIGVFCALDTVLFYVFFEAGLIPMFMIIGIWGGKDRIYAAFKFFLYTLLGSVLMLVAIIAMWMEAGTTDIPTLLAYEFSSETISVLGWQIVGGVQTLMFLAFFASFAVKIPMWPVHTWLPDAHVQAPTAGSVVLAAILLKMGGYGFLRFSLPMFPVATELLQGFIFALSAIAIIYTSLVAMMQEDMKKLIAYSSVAHMGFVTIGIFTLNQQGVDGALFQMISHGFISGALFLTVGVIYDRMHTRDIDAYGGLVVRMPVFALIFMLFTMANVGLPGTSGFVGEFLTLVGLFQVSTVAAVFATSGVILSAAYALWLYRRVVFGDLVKESLKGISDMTSREKWLFAPLVAGTLILGIYPALVLDVIGPSVSALIEPFGTPDSSVMMLEGATVTTTAPTTTSAH, encoded by the coding sequence ATGCAAGACTACCTGCTCTCACTGGTGACATTCGTGCCGATGTTCGGCGCGGCAAGCCTGCTTTTACTGCTGCGCGGCGATGATGCGATGGCGCAGCGCAATGCCAAGGTGGTGGCGCTGGTTGTCACCATCCTGTCATTCATCATATCGCTCTTTGCGCTGGCGGCGTTTGACCCCAGCAATACCGGCTTCCAGCTTGTCGAAGACCGCACCTGGCTGGCCGGGCTGCGCTATAAAATGGGTGTCGATGGCATATCCATTCTGTTCGTTCTGCTGACGACATTCCTGATGCCCATTGTCATTGGCGCAAGCTGGCATGTGACCCACCGCGTCAAGGAATACATGATTGCCTTCCTGCTGCTTGAAACGCTGATGATCGGCGTGTTCTGCGCGCTGGATACCGTGTTGTTCTATGTGTTCTTCGAGGCGGGGCTGATCCCGATGTTCATGATCATCGGCATCTGGGGCGGCAAAGACCGGATTTATGCCGCGTTCAAGTTCTTCCTTTATACGCTGCTTGGCTCGGTCCTCATGCTGGTTGCCATCATCGCCATGTGGATGGAGGCGGGCACCACCGATATTCCAACCCTTCTGGCCTATGAATTCAGCTCCGAAACAATTTCAGTGCTGGGCTGGCAAATTGTTGGCGGGGTGCAAACGCTGATGTTCCTGGCCTTCTTTGCCAGCTTCGCGGTGAAAATTCCCATGTGGCCGGTGCATACCTGGCTGCCCGATGCCCATGTGCAGGCGCCCACGGCGGGCTCGGTTGTGCTGGCGGCGATCTTGCTGAAGATGGGCGGCTATGGCTTCCTGCGCTTCAGCCTGCCCATGTTTCCGGTGGCAACCGAGTTGCTGCAAGGCTTCATTTTCGCGCTTTCGGCCATTGCAATCATCTACACATCCTTGGTGGCGATGATGCAGGAAGATATGAAAAAGCTCATCGCTTACTCATCGGTTGCGCATATGGGTTTCGTCACCATCGGGATATTCACGCTCAACCAGCAGGGCGTTGACGGCGCGCTGTTCCAGATGATCAGCCACGGCTTCATCTCTGGTGCGCTGTTTCTGACCGTAGGCGTGATCTATGACCGGATGCACACCCGCGACATAGATGCCTATGGCGGGCTGGTCGTGCGGATGCCGGTTTTTGCGCTCATCTTCATGCTGTTCACAATGGCCAATGTCGGCTTGCCGGGCACCTCGGGCTTTGTGGGCGAGTTTCTTACACTGGTCGGCCTGTTCCAGGTTTCAACTGTGGCGGCTGTCTTTGCCACAAGCGGTGTAATCCTGTCTGCGGCCTATGCGCTATGGCTTTACCGCCGCGTTGTGTTCGGCGATCTGGTCAAGGAAAGCCTGAAGGGCATTTCCGATATGACCAGCCGCGAAAAATGGCTGTTCGCGCCGCTTGTTGCCGGCACGCTGATTTTGGGCATCTATCCTGCACTTGTGCTGGATGTGATCGGCCCCAGCGTATCGGCGCTCATTGAACCATTTGGCACACCAGACAGCAGCGTGATGATGCTGGAAGGTGCCACCGTCACCACCACCGCCCCAACCACCACCTCCGCGCATTAA
- the nuoN gene encoding NADH-quinone oxidoreductase subunit NuoN codes for MIEQNLITILPELLLAVFAMAALMLGAWRKGSDVLVLWLSAGALALVGLWIGYGYEGTRQAFDGAFVDDRFARFAKVTILLSAAIILLMSQDYLRRAKLMKFEFPVLVVMATIGMMIMVSASDLIALYMGLELQSLALYVVAAFRRDNLKSTEAGLKYFVLGALSSGLLLYGASLVYGFTGTTTFAGIASVVASQEQMSLGLLFGLVFLVVGMAFKVSAVPFHMWTPDVYEGSPTPVTAFFATAPKVAAAAMFARLLFSPFGDAIAEWQQILIFLSVASMFLGAIAAIGQRNIKRLMAYSSIGHMGFALMGLAAGGAEGLSATLLYLAIYVTTNVGVFAFILNMRRDDQAITDIYALGMYSKTDPGRALALAVLMFSLAGLPPLVGFFAKFYVLSAAINAGLVWFAIAGVIASVISAFYYLRIIYILYFGSEVEPLTGRIPMMHWLFLWGSAAAMVLGVINLFGVDSMAMAAARALM; via the coding sequence ATGATAGAACAAAACCTGATCACCATCCTGCCCGAGTTGCTTTTGGCGGTTTTTGCGATGGCCGCGCTTATGCTGGGTGCCTGGCGCAAGGGCAGCGATGTGCTGGTCCTGTGGCTTTCTGCCGGCGCTTTGGCGCTGGTCGGCCTGTGGATCGGCTATGGCTATGAAGGCACGCGCCAGGCCTTTGACGGTGCCTTTGTCGATGACCGTTTCGCGCGGTTCGCCAAGGTCACGATCCTGCTGTCGGCCGCTATTATCTTGCTGATGTCGCAAGATTATCTGCGCCGCGCCAAGCTGATGAAGTTTGAATTTCCCGTGCTGGTCGTTATGGCGACAATCGGGATGATGATCATGGTTTCGGCGAGCGACCTGATCGCGCTTTACATGGGGTTGGAACTGCAATCGCTGGCGCTTTACGTGGTTGCCGCCTTTCGCCGCGATAACCTGAAATCGACCGAGGCGGGTCTGAAATATTTCGTGCTGGGCGCGCTCAGCTCCGGGCTGCTGCTTTACGGGGCGTCGCTGGTCTATGGCTTTACCGGCACCACAACCTTTGCCGGCATCGCTTCGGTTGTCGCCTCGCAAGAGCAAATGTCGCTTGGGTTGCTGTTTGGTCTGGTGTTCCTTGTGGTTGGCATGGCTTTCAAGGTTTCCGCCGTGCCGTTTCATATGTGGACACCCGATGTCTATGAAGGCTCGCCCACGCCGGTGACCGCCTTCTTCGCAACGGCCCCCAAAGTCGCCGCAGCGGCAATGTTTGCCCGTCTGTTGTTCAGCCCCTTTGGCGATGCCATTGCCGAATGGCAGCAAATTCTGATCTTCCTGTCGGTCGCCTCGATGTTTCTGGGTGCGATTGCCGCCATCGGCCAGCGGAATATCAAGCGGCTCATGGCCTATTCCTCCATTGGGCATATGGGCTTTGCGCTTATGGGTCTGGCTGCGGGCGGGGCCGAGGGGCTTTCGGCCACGCTGCTTTATCTGGCGATTTATGTCACAACCAATGTCGGGGTCTTTGCCTTCATTCTGAACATGCGCCGTGATGATCAGGCGATTACCGATATCTATGCGCTTGGCATGTATTCCAAAACTGATCCGGGCCGCGCGCTGGCGCTGGCCGTGCTGATGTTCAGCCTTGCGGGCCTGCCACCGCTGGTTGGCTTTTTCGCCAAATTCTATGTGCTGAGCGCGGCAATTAATGCGGGGCTGGTCTGGTTTGCCATTGCCGGTGTCATCGCCTCGGTCATCTCGGCCTTTTACTACCTTCGCATCATTTACATCCTGTATTTCGGCTCGGAGGTCGAGCCGCTGACAGGGCGCATTCCCATGATGCACTGGTTGTTCCTGTGGGGGTCGGCTGCGGCGATGGTGCTGGGGGTTATCAACCTGTTCGGGGTGGATAGCATGGCAATGGCGGCAGCACGGGCGCTGATGTAG